One genomic window of Candidatus Latescibacter sp. includes the following:
- a CDS encoding T9SS type A sorting domain-containing protein, whose translation MKLHCRFIINITVFCLLYTPVFAGQWEYYIPIQGIEDIAFLNGKLYCAAGSGLFILDQNNFTYSRVTRVEGFPATAANRIVHENDNTLLVATYIPGDTQRGSGLYRYNLQTDTWRLFNNPYPGGNRQQPYVQDIVRDGEGSIWLIGDGLLFRVISDSLVQQTAVNGLPVGFIPISLDVDKQGELYLSCKREGGSSIVKREKGTWKVLLDQPGFALGNLTLAPDGMIWFSLSTSLYSYDFSEVKDYNLGGSISGVNVGHVTATSDNSIWCFTHENHIYRVSRGIIEDKTDSFRQALLSAIAPHSFFGFTELYANGSDLWVSADCGEVYANYSVLGRYSEDKWSFFVPEPNLIYPYHVGTPGDIAVGDDGSLWMAGWFTMWPQPAVRFHDGTWSLYRDIGWINDIAVGGTDCMWFFGRDVRYYRNGEWTTFRAQDYPIFEDVLRAGTATSKQAWAGDGHGNVYRYEFGGEWIKYASGEIGVDYVTSIAADDKRGVWVTGWKGTAYFDGDKWKLYTGSTIGLPVRDWNYVSFGVNNDVWFASNIGLIRFDGVSWTVFATMNDGLPNNMVNHIMIDRNRNFWISTDSGLCRFDGIKLETFTRENSPIPSGRIVETAEAPDGSIWIAGAGLYHYIPETSTSIDENDPNIPKPVVIAGNYPNPFNPSTTIVFNLSAPGKTTLVVYDIMGRSVRKLVSEQTTAGAHSILWDGRDDSGRSVSSGVYIAKLYAGNHTAVKKMLLMK comes from the coding sequence TTGAAATTACACTGCCGCTTTATCATCAATATCACCGTATTCTGTCTTTTGTATACCCCGGTATTTGCCGGTCAGTGGGAGTACTACATCCCGATACAGGGCATCGAAGATATTGCATTCCTGAATGGCAAGCTTTATTGCGCCGCCGGGAGCGGCCTCTTCATCCTTGACCAGAATAATTTCACCTACAGCCGTGTTACGCGGGTAGAAGGATTTCCGGCTACAGCAGCCAACCGTATAGTTCATGAAAATGATAATACCTTGCTCGTTGCTACTTATATTCCCGGCGATACACAAAGAGGTTCCGGTTTATACAGGTATAACTTACAGACCGATACCTGGCGCTTATTCAACAATCCTTATCCTGGTGGAAACCGTCAGCAACCGTATGTGCAGGATATTGTTCGTGACGGTGAAGGCAGTATTTGGCTTATCGGCGATGGTCTTCTCTTTAGAGTAATAAGCGATTCGCTGGTTCAACAGACGGCAGTGAATGGTTTACCGGTTGGTTTTATACCAATATCCCTCGATGTTGACAAACAGGGAGAGCTTTATCTGTCGTGTAAAAGGGAGGGCGGTTCGAGCATTGTCAAAAGGGAAAAGGGGACTTGGAAGGTTTTGCTCGATCAGCCTGGATTCGCACTGGGCAATCTGACCCTTGCTCCCGATGGAATGATATGGTTCAGCCTGTCAACCTCCCTGTATTCCTACGATTTTTCAGAAGTAAAGGATTATAACCTTGGCGGCAGTATTTCCGGTGTCAATGTCGGTCATGTGACTGCAACATCCGATAACAGTATCTGGTGCTTCACACATGAAAATCACATATATCGTGTCAGCAGAGGAATTATTGAGGATAAAACCGATTCATTTCGCCAAGCTCTCCTCTCAGCTATCGCGCCTCATTCCTTCTTCGGTTTTACAGAGTTATATGCAAACGGCAGCGATCTTTGGGTCAGCGCCGATTGCGGGGAAGTCTACGCCAATTATTCAGTCCTCGGCCGTTATTCTGAAGACAAATGGAGTTTTTTCGTTCCTGAGCCGAATCTCATTTACCCTTACCACGTCGGGACACCCGGTGATATTGCTGTAGGCGATGACGGTTCTCTCTGGATGGCAGGCTGGTTCACCATGTGGCCGCAACCGGCAGTACGGTTTCACGATGGCACATGGAGTTTGTACAGGGATATCGGCTGGATCAATGATATCGCAGTCGGTGGAACTGACTGCATGTGGTTCTTCGGCCGGGACGTACGATATTATCGAAATGGAGAGTGGACGACCTTTCGAGCCCAGGATTATCCCATATTCGAGGATGTGTTACGGGCTGGAACTGCCACATCGAAACAAGCTTGGGCAGGAGACGGTCATGGCAACGTTTACCGCTATGAATTTGGCGGTGAATGGATAAAATATGCAAGTGGAGAAATCGGGGTGGATTATGTAACATCCATTGCCGCTGACGATAAGCGGGGAGTCTGGGTTACCGGGTGGAAAGGTACTGCATATTTCGACGGTGATAAATGGAAATTGTATACAGGCAGCACCATCGGACTGCCTGTTCGTGACTGGAACTATGTATCTTTCGGCGTTAACAACGATGTCTGGTTCGCTAGTAATATCGGCCTTATCAGATTTGATGGTGTATCATGGACAGTGTTCGCCACAATGAACGACGGTCTGCCCAATAATATGGTTAATCATATAATGATCGATAGAAACAGAAACTTCTGGATCAGCACTGACAGCGGCTTATGCAGGTTTGACGGAATAAAATTGGAGACCTTTACAAGGGAGAATTCCCCAATCCCAAGCGGTCGGATCGTTGAAACCGCAGAAGCGCCCGATGGTTCAATCTGGATAGCTGGGGCCGGACTCTACCATTACATTCCTGAGACGAGTACCTCTATCGATGAAAATGATCCAAATATTCCCAAGCCTGTAGTCATAGCAGGCAACTACCCAAACCCGTTCAACCCTTCCACAACCATTGTGTTCAATCTTTCCGCTCCTGGCAAAACAACATTGGTCGTATACGACATTATGGGACGTAGTGTGCGAAAACTGGTTTCAGAGCAAACCACAGCGGGTGCACATTCTATTCTCTGGGATGGGAGAGACGATTCCGGCAGGTCGGTTTCTTCTGGAGTCTACATTGCGAAGCTCTACGCCGGAAATCATACAGCAGTGAAGAAAATGCTGCTGATGAAGTAA
- a CDS encoding pectate lyase, whose protein sequence is MPNLLPLLGNGETVSASIDRNLSRGDRKMHFSFHRCVLSCIAFALLNFAPDALAAAQKKPEKALEQKEVLAAMRKASDFMMNTVSTRGGFVWNYSADLSERWGEVPARKSQIWVQGATNGVGELFHDAWKTTGDSIYLGYARRVAEAIVWGQHPEGGWHYLIDFDMPGIQKWYNDVGSKCWGWEEYYHYYGNCTFDDETTSSSCQYLLDLYMATLDPVLLTPLMKGLNFVLEAQYPNGGWPQRYPLRYEYTHDGLADYTSYYTFNDGVIPNNIFLLIDAWEKLGDEQYIKAARRGMDFYLLSQGPEEQAGWSAQYNMNIQPAQARSYEPAAWSTQITVGCLRDLEQFYMITGDRRYLCPIPLAIRWLENSIINRDPSKKYTHGRFLEVGTNKPLVAHRKGTTMENGRYWVDYNLENPITHMGMTAQIDCERLKAAYEKVKAMSPQEARASYHARKKRAEKRPASDPETVKKLIQSMDPRGAWVTSITIPNYSDPITSPRRQVQGISTGGFISNMEKLMGYVSEP, encoded by the coding sequence ATGCCGAACTTGTTGCCGCTTCTCGGGAACGGTGAAACCGTTTCGGCATCTATCGATAGAAACTTATCCAGAGGAGATAGGAAGATGCACTTTTCATTCCATCGATGCGTGTTATCATGTATAGCTTTCGCGCTCTTGAATTTCGCGCCTGATGCTCTGGCGGCGGCGCAGAAAAAACCCGAGAAAGCATTGGAGCAGAAAGAGGTTCTTGCCGCCATGCGGAAAGCCTCCGATTTCATGATGAATACCGTATCCACCCGCGGAGGGTTCGTCTGGAACTATTCCGCCGATCTTTCCGAGCGGTGGGGAGAGGTCCCGGCCCGTAAAAGCCAGATATGGGTGCAGGGCGCAACCAACGGAGTCGGCGAGCTTTTTCACGATGCATGGAAAACAACCGGAGATTCCATCTACCTCGGCTATGCCAGGCGTGTGGCAGAGGCGATCGTCTGGGGGCAGCATCCAGAAGGCGGCTGGCATTACCTCATCGATTTCGACATGCCGGGGATTCAGAAGTGGTATAACGATGTGGGTTCAAAGTGCTGGGGATGGGAGGAATATTACCACTATTACGGCAACTGCACGTTCGATGATGAAACCACTTCAAGTTCCTGTCAGTATCTCCTCGATCTCTACATGGCCACTCTTGACCCGGTTTTGCTGACTCCGCTTATGAAAGGGCTAAATTTCGTACTCGAAGCCCAATACCCCAACGGAGGCTGGCCGCAGCGCTACCCTCTACGGTATGAGTATACCCATGACGGTCTTGCCGATTATACCTCTTATTACACGTTCAATGACGGTGTTATCCCCAACAACATCTTTCTCCTTATCGATGCCTGGGAAAAACTCGGCGATGAACAATATATCAAAGCGGCGCGGCGCGGGATGGATTTCTATCTCCTGTCCCAGGGACCGGAGGAACAAGCAGGATGGTCAGCACAGTATAATATGAACATTCAACCTGCCCAGGCGCGTTCCTATGAACCAGCAGCATGGAGTACACAAATAACGGTTGGCTGTCTAAGGGATCTGGAGCAGTTCTATATGATCACCGGCGACCGGCGCTACCTTTGTCCGATCCCCCTTGCCATCCGCTGGCTGGAGAACTCAATCATAAACCGCGATCCCTCCAAAAAATACACGCACGGGCGCTTTCTGGAAGTGGGCACCAACAAACCGCTTGTTGCCCATCGAAAGGGGACTACCATGGAGAACGGCCGTTACTGGGTGGATTACAACCTTGAGAATCCCATCACTCATATGGGGATGACCGCGCAGATCGACTGCGAGAGACTGAAGGCTGCCTATGAAAAAGTTAAAGCGATGTCTCCCCAGGAAGCCCGTGCATCCTACCATGCCCGGAAGAAGCGCGCAGAAAAAAGACCGGCATCCGATCCCGAAACGGTGAAAAAACTCATCCAGTCCATGGACCCGCGGGGTGCATGGGTAACCTCAATAACCATCCCCAATTATTCCGACCCCATCACCTCACCCCGCCGTCAGGTGCAGGGCATCAGCACCGGCGGATTCATTTCCAATATGGAAAAATTAATGGGGTATGTGTCTGAACCATGA